GAGGTGAGGTCCCAGGTCTAGCTTTGCATCCTTAAATAGAGGTAAATCTTTAACATCGAAACGGACCGAAACAGAATCATCTTTAAGCAGCTGATCAGCAGCAGGGCTGAGGATTTTCACCTGAGGCTGATACCGATCCATCTTGGATCGCAACTTTTGAATCGTTTCAGGCGGCGACACTTCAACAATATCGGTGACTTGTGAGAATTGGCGGGAAGGCGCTGACAAGACAGGGGGAGCAATAGATAAGCTGAGCCCCGCGATGAAACATATAAGCGTGAAACTACCCAGCCACCCGACTATTGTCTGCCGACATCGCATACTAAATACCTAGAAATACTTATTTATAGTGATTGTGAAAATCTTTCTCTAGGGGAACTATACCGGAAAAGCCTCGCACTAATTGATGAAATGTGAAGCTTGCCCCCCGTCAACAACCCATAAGAATCTACAAATAGAAACATAAGAATTTCTTATAAATAACACGCATTAACCTCTAAAGATAGATATCTTTTGGGTCCATGTATCGACTTCTTTCAATGGCGTGTTTCAAGTCGCAAAAAACCGACAAAAGACTTGAAAACAAAGGAATTCAGAATTCATAGAGCGATTCACCACTACCTTTAAATCAGTGATTTAACAGCAGAAAAAGGCAAAAGAGTAAATTTTTATCACGCATTTTGAATATTTATAACCATATAAGTTTTTTTACTCATCTTTGATCGTGTGATTCCTACCCATCCTAGGCACCTTAATTATTGTTAATTACCGGAAAAAGTCCTGTCAGCCTTCTATAATTCACAATTGAGAACTCCATTCCAGATGGCTTTCCACTGCTGCTTCAGCACTCTGTCATTTAAAGAGATTTGTCTGTTGCTAGCGAAATGTAAACCTAAGGTGGCGGTTTTATTAAAAAGCTTTGAAGTCTTTATACTTAAAGCGATTTTGCTGATTTATATGTATTTTTTGCATAGCATCAGCGCCATTCTCTAGGAATGACACTGCTATCTGGTGAGGATGCTCATTCCTTGCTTGTCCAAAGAGAGGAGAGTCTCAATGACAAATAGCCCAGGTGGGCCAGAGACGAAAGGCAGAACAGCTGAAGTTGACATCAACCCCGTCAAAGCTTCTTTAGAAGTCGCGGGTAAACCAGGTCACTTTAACAAGAGTCTGTCGAAGGGTCCCCAAACCACAACTTGGATTTGGAACCTTCACGCTCTAGCTCATGACTTCGATACACAAACTAACGACCTGGAAGAAATTTCCCGCAAAATCTTTAGTGCCCATTTCGGACACTTAGCAATTGTTTTTGTGTGGATCAGCGGGATGATCTTCCACGCTGCTCGTTTTTCTAACTACTACGCTTGGTTAGCCGATCCACTTGGCAACAAACCCAGTGCTCACGTAGTTTGGCCCATTGTTGGTCAAGATATTTTAAATGCAGATGTAGGTAATGGATTCCACGGAATCCAGATTACCTCTGGCCTTTTCCATATATTGCGTGGAGCTGGAATGACAGCTCCCATCGAACTTTACTCCACCTCTATTGGTGCCTTGGTAGCAGCTGCAGTAACCATGTATGCCGGTTACTTCCACTACCACAAGAAGGCTCCAAAGTTGGAGTGGTTCCAAAATGCTGAAGCAACCATTGGTGGTCACCTCATCAATTTGCTCGGCTTAGGTAACTTAGCTTGGACCGGTCACCTGATCCACGTTGCTTTGCCTATCAACAAAATGTTGGATTCTGGCATGGCGCCAGAAGATATTCCGATTCCGCATGAATATCTTCTGGATAAAGCCTTTATGGCCGATTTGTATCCAAGTTTTGCCCAAGGGCTAACGCCTTTCTTTACGCTGAATTGGGGTGTGTACTCTGATTTCTTAACCTTCAAAGGTGGACTTGATCCACAAACTGGTGGGTTATGGATGACGGATATCGCTCACCACCACTTGGCTCTAGCTGTGATGTACATCATTGCTGGTCACATGTACCGGACTAACTGGGGCATTGGCCATCACATGAGAGAAATCATGGATGCCCATAAAGGACCCTTCACAGGTGAAGGCCATAAAGGTCTCTATGATGTCTTAACCACTTCTTGGCATGCTCAGCTAGCCATTAACCTCGCATGTTGGGGTTCTTTCAGCATTGTTTGTGCCCATCACATGTACGCAATGCCTCCTTATCCATATTTGGCAACAGATTATGCAACTCAGTTGAATCTGTTTGTTCATCACATGTGGTTAGGCGGTTTCTACATTGTGGGTGGTGCAGCTCACGCTGCTATCTTCATGGTGCGAGATTATGATCCCGCCATGAACCAGAACAATGTTCTGGATCGCATGCTTCGTCACAGAGATACGATCATTGCTCATCTCAACTGGGTCTGTTTGTTCTTAGGATTCCATTCCTTCGACCTATACATCCACAACGATGAAATGCGTTCTTTGGGACGTCCTCAGGACATGTTCTCTGATACAGCAATTCAGCTTCAGCCTATCTTTGCTCAATGGGTTCAAAACCTGCAGGCAAACGTAGCTGGAACGATTCGAGCTCCCCTTGCTGAAGGCGCAACTAGCTTAGCTTGGGGTGGCGATCCCATGTTTGTCGGTGGCAAAGTTGCCATGCAGCATGTTTCCTTGGGAACTGCTGACTTCATGATTCACCACATTCACGCATTCCAGATTCACGTTACCGTTCTCATCCTCCTCAAAGGGGTTCTCTACGCTCGTAGCTCTCGTCTGATTCCAGACAAAGCTAGCTTGGGCTTCAGATTCCCTTGCGACGGACCAGGTCGTGGTGGTACTTGCCAATCTTCAGGTTGGGACCATGTGTTCTTGGGTCTGTTCTGGATGTACAACTGTATTTCGATTGTCAACTTCCACTTCTTCTGGAAAATGCAATCGGATGTCTGGGGTACCGCCAATGCAAGCGGTGGAATAAATTACCTGACAGCAGGCAACTGGGCACAGTCTTCAATCACCATTAATGGTTGGTTGCGAGATTTCTTGTGGGCCCAATCGGTTCAGGTGATTAACTCCTATGGTTCTGCCCTATCTGCCTACGGAATTCTCTTCCTAGGTGCCCACTTTATCTGGGCTTTCAGCCTGATGTTCTTGTTCAGTGGTCGTGGCTATTGGCAAGAGCTGATTGAGTCTATTGTTTGGGCTCACAGCAAATTAAAGATTGCCCCAGCTATCCAACCTCGCGCCATGAGTATTACTCAAGGTCGTGCAGTTGGGCTTGGCCATTACCTCTTAGGTGGAATTGTGACCTCTTGGTCCTTCTATCTAGCTCGAATTCTCGCATTAGGATAGGCAAGGAGGACTTTGAAAACTCATGGCTACTAAATTTCCAAGTTTTAGCCAAGACCTTGCCCAAGATCCAACAACTCGTCGGATCTGGTACGGAATTGCTACGGTTCATGACTTTGAAACTCATGACGGAATGACGGAAGAAAATCTTTACCAAAAGATTTTCGCAACTCACTTCGGTCATCTTTCTATCATTTTCCTCTGGACTGCAGGTCTGCTTTTCCACGTCGCCTGGCAAGGCAACTTTGAACAGTGGATCCAAGATCCACTAACCGTTCGTCCCATCGCCCACGCGATTTGGGACCCTCATCTGGGTGATGCTGCAACTCAGGCTTTCACTCAAGCTGGTGCTTCTGGCCCAGTTGATCTTTGTTACTCCGGTGTTTACCACTGGTGGTACACCATTGGTATGCGTACCAATGGAGATCTCTACAGTGGCTCCATCTTCTTGATGGTTGTCGCTGCAGTCATGCTATTTGCAGGTTGGCTTCACCTACAACCCAAATTTCGACCTAGCTTAGCTTGGTTTAGAGATGCTGAATCCCAAATGAACCACCACTTGGCAGTTCTTTTTGGTGCTAGCTCTTTGGGTTGGACAGGTCACTTGATTCACGTTGCTATTCCCGAAGCTCGGGGTCAGCACGTGGGTTGGGATAACTTCCTGTCAACCATGCCTCACCCTGCTGGTTTAGCGCCTTTCTTCACCGGTCGTTGGGCAGTATATGCTCAAAACCCTGATACAACTGGTCATCTTTTTGGTACCAGTGAAGGTGCAGGAACCGCTATTCTCACATTTGTGGGTGGCTTCCATCCTCAAACTGAAGCTCTGTGGCTAACAGATATTGCCCACCATCATTTGGCAATCGCTGTTCTCTACATTGTTGCGGGTCATATGTACCGAACTCAGTTTGGTATCGGCCACAGCATGAAAGAGATCATGGATGCTCATAGAGATCCTTGGTATGGTGCAACTCTTGAAGGTCTGTATGACACTTACAACGAGTCACTCCACTTCCAGCTAGCCTTCCACTTGGCTGCGTTAGGAGTCATCACTGAGGTTGTTGCTCAGCACATGTACTCGTTGCCGTCTTATGCGTTTATCTCGCAAGACTATGTGACTCAGGCTGCGCTATACACTCACCACCAATACATCGGTGGATTCCTAGCTCTAGGTGCTTATGCACACGGTGGCATCTTCTTCGTTCGGGATTATGATCCTGAGCGCAACAAAGGAAATGCTCTTTCCAGACTGCTTGAGCACAAAGAAGCTATTATTTCCCACTTGTCTTGGGTATCAATGTTCTTGGGTTTCCATACTCTAGACTTGTATGTCCATAACGACGTGGTTGTTGCTTTCGGCACACCTGAGAAGCAAATTCTACCTGAGCCTATTTTTGCTGAATGGGTACAAGCATGTCACGGCAAGCTTCTATTGGGTCTAGACAATTTATTGTCTAATCCTCAGAGTATTGCTTCTACTGCCTGGCCTAATTACGGAGATGTATGGCTCCCCGGCTGGCTGGATGCTGTGAATGGTTCTGGTACGCCGTTCTTGAATATCGGCCCTGGAGACTTTCTAGTCCACCATGGTATTGCTTTCAGTATTCATGTAACCGTCTTGATTTGTGTTAAAGGCTGCTTAGATGCCCGTGGCTCTAAGCTTATGCCCGACAAGAAAGACTTTGGATACAGCTTTCCTTGTGATGGTCCTGGTAGAGGCGGCACTTGCGATATTTCCGCTTGGGACTCCTTCTACTTGGCTACATTCTGGATGCTCAACACCATTGGTTGGGTGACCTTCTACTTCAACTGGAAACAGTTAAGTGTTTGGTCCGGCAACCTAGCTCAGTTCAATAATGACTCAACCTACCTAATGGGATGGCTGAGAGATTATCTCTGGGGTTATTCTGCTCAATTGATTAATGGTTATACACCTTTCGGTGTGAATAGCCTGTCGGTCTGGGCATGGATCTTCCTCTTAGGTCACCTGTGCTGGGCTACTGGCTTCTTGTTCTTGATCTCCTGGAGAGGTTACTGGCAAGAGCTGATTGAGACTCTCGTTTGGGCTCACCAGCGTACTCCCCTCGCCAACTTGGTGATGTGGAAAGACAAGCCTGTTGCTCTATCTATCGTTCAAGGTCGCTTAGTTGGCTTAGTTCACTTTGCGGTCGGCTATTTTGTTACCTACGGTGCTTTTGTGATTGGTGCGACAGCTCCTCTCGGCTAAAGACCAGCTAGCATAGCTACGATAAGTAGATTAATCCCCCCTCAACCTAGCGTTGAGGGGGGATTTTAATTGAGAGAAAATTCACAATACTAACTGGGGCTAATGTCAGCCCCACTAAAGGCAACTGTTTGAATTGTTAATAACAGCAGATGCCAGCTACAAAATTTGGTAGGAAAGAAACCGGGCGAATTCCCTAAACGCACAAATATCCACGGCATTGAAAGAGCCAGCTGGACTACTCGGTAGATTGAGCCGAATCTTTTGACACACCAAAACTAGCAATGGCTAACCCAGCAATCAGAAAGTCGAGAACTGCTGAGCCCAATAAACCAACGATTGATTGTAAGGCTGTATATTTTTCTGTGTAAATATAAAGGCCAATGTTGGCGACTCCAAATAGGAACCAAGTCAACCAACTCACGCCTTGCGTTGACCGATCTTTAAAGATGGTGGTCAATTGAATGATAGTAGCAGCGGGAATAATAACGGCGGGTAGCCATCCAGCTAATTTGATAAGGGTGGGTGACATAAAGGTTATCCCTGGCTTTGCTGATCGGTTAATGGGGCATAGCCAAACGTAACATTAAATTTCTTACACCAAATCGCAACAGACTGATACTTGGCGAGATCTACATCTGCAGGGATCTCATACTGTTGTAAGCCTTGAGTATTCTGTAGTTTACTGACCACCTTATAGTCGTCTGGATTATAAGTTTCTGGCTTCGCATCCTGGTGTAACAATACAAATAAATCAGGACCTTGATCAGTTTTAAAGGCTTGATCAAATTCAAGCAAAGTCTTGCCATCACTGGAGATGAGGGTAGCGCTTCCCTTGGTATCATGATCCGATCCAACAAAGTCTCCTTGGGCCAAAGTTTTGCCCGTTGCAGATTTGCTTAAAGCAGGCTGAGAGGCTGTTTGATCTGCTAATGGCTCAGAGTCTGGACCGCCTGAGCATGACATCAGCAGTAGGCCAACCCATAGAACCTGACCCAAATATTTCAATCTCATCTGCTACTTTCCCGCAACACTTTGTCGTGCCTATAGTCTCATAGGAAGCAAGGCAAAGAAAAAGCTTAAGTCATGGGCTAGGAAAGCACACATCAATGCTCAGAAGATTGAGACCCATCTGATTTCTTCTCCGCAGCCCGAGGGATTGGGACATCATTGGTCGCATATGGCTTGGGAACTACAGATAATTGAGGTTTGCTTTTCTTAGGTTGCCGACGACGCGCAGTATTTTCTTCACTGGTATTCTCCGCAATCACCTCATACAGTAAAGCCAATTTATCTGGATCTTTGCCTTTGCGTAGCACTCGCCCCAAGCGCTGCACATATTCTCGGGTTGAACCTGTTCCTGAGAGGACAATGGCAATACTCGCTTCTGGAACGTCTACCCCTTCATTGAGGACGCGAGAAGCAATTAGAGTGGGGTAATCACCGGAGCGAAACCGTTGCAAAATATCATGGCGCTCTTTGACAGGGGTTTTATGGGTAATGGCTGGGATTAAAAAATCTTGGGAAACTCGATAGACTGTAGCATTATCGTCGGTAAAAATCAGCGTTTGTTCAGGATGGTGCTGGGCTAAGAGATCAGCGAGGATGCGGAGTTTGCCTTCAGTACCGAATGCGATCGCACGGGCCTGACGATGGGCCAACATAGCTCTCCGCCCTGCTTTGGAGCGAGCACTCTCCCGCACAAACTGCTGCCAACCTTTTAAGCTTCCCAGAAAAATATGGGCAGATTGAAGAAACTGGTTGCGAGTTTGAATCAGCTCATCGTATCGTTCTCGTTCTTGGGCAGAAAGCTTGACCTGAATTTGGACCGTTCTATGTTTGGCTAAGGCGACACCAGACAGCTCTTCTGCAGAACGGCGATAGACCGTGGGGCCAATCAGGCTATCTAAATCTTCATGCTTACCATCACTCCGCTCTGGGGTTGCCGTGAGTCCCAACCGATAAGGGGCAATGGCATATTCAGCAATCACCCGATTAAAGCTACTAGGTAAATGGTGGCATTCATCGAAAACGAGTAGACCATAGCGATTGCCCAAATTTTCAGCTTGGATAGCGGCACTGTCGTAAGTGGAAATGAGTATTGGGGTACGATCTCGTGAACCACCGCCTAACAAGCCGATCTCCGCATCGGGGAAAGCGGCAACCAAATGGGCATACCACTGATGCATTAAATCCAGCGTCGGGACGGTGATTAAAGTACTGCGTTGAGTAGCCTGAATCACAAGCTGAGCTAAATAGGTTTTACCCGCTGCTGTCGGTAAGACAACGACCCCTCGACGTTCCTGCTGCCAAGCATCTAGAGCCTCCTGCTGATGACGATAGGGCTCCATTTGTAGACTAGGAGTCAGCTCCAAAGTCTCGTAGGATTTAGCTTGATCTACCAGACGTGGATCGGTGATTTGTGTAGCCGTCAGCAAGGATCGGTACTCAATTGCTGGCACCCGAAACCGTTCCACGCGATCATCCCAGGTCGCGAAATCCAGCCAATCTTTGCCCTTCGGCGGGGGATGCAAAATTAACGTGCCGCGATCGTAGGTTAAGGTTGGCTTACGCGCCATGGAAAAATGCCTAAGTGAGCTGTTCTAAGATCTAGTGCCCCCATTCAAACTTACCAGGAGAGCATCAGGAACAGCGAGCATCCTTTGTGCGCAAAGGTTACAATCAGTGAGCAGCGGCACTTTCCACTGAATCATTTGGTGACCTACTTCTGGGAAACGTTATGACAACTAGCTCACAATCTACTTTCACAGCGGATCAGACCTCTACTTGGCTCCGAGGCCTGATGACCATTGCCTGGTCTGATGGCAAGTTTGATCCTCAGGAACAGTCACTGATTGAGGAAGTAGTGGCAAATGAACTGACGCCGGACCTAGAGAACGATTCCTTTAAGCCCATTTCCCCAGAAGAGCTGGCCGATGGCTTAGGCGATAATCCCAAAGTTGCAGAAAACTTTTTGCGGACTGCAGTGATGGTGGCCCTTGCCGATGGGGTGTATTCCAGTTCTGAAGACCAAGTCCTGGAAACCTTTGCCCAGGCTCTACGAGTCCAGCTCACGGCCGTTGACTCTCTACGCCTCACCTTAGATGGCGAAGCCATAGGTGGCGCACCGAAACCCACTGAAAAGCAACCTCGCGATCCCCTCAAGCCTGTTCGCCAATGGCTGGATGGTTTGGATATTCAAGACCCCGAAGTGGCCCGGTTCCTGTGCAAAATGATTCCTTCCCAATGCCCATTTGAACGGGATATCACCTTATTTGGCAAGAAGGTGGTCCATATTCCCCCCATGTGCAAACTCAACCCCCTCTATGAACAGCTCGTAGGCTTGCGGTTTAAGGCCCTGTCTTATCTTGCTGATGACTGTAAAGAAGATGTCTCGTCCTACATCTAATCGGTCTTGGTAAAACTTGTAAACCTGTTGATCGACTGAATCTGAGAGCGCGTATAGTAAAAAGCGCGTACCCCTTAGGAGATCTGAGATGAAGGTCAAAGCAGCGGTGGCCCATGCAGCCGGACAGCCCCTCACCATTGAGACAGTAGATTTAGAAGGCCCCAAAGCTGGGGAAGTCTTGGTAGAGATAAAGGCTACAGGGGTTTGCCATACAGATGCTTATACCTTGTCTGGTGCTGATCCAGAAGGCTTGTTCCCTGCCATCTTGGGCCATGAAGGAGCAGGAATCGTCGCAGAAGTCGGACCTGACGTTAAATCTCTCAAGCCTGGTGATCATGTCATTCCGCTGTATGTGCCGGAGTGCCGAGCTTGCGAATATTGCTTGAGCGGCAAGACCAACTTATGTCAGGCCATTCGTTCAACCCAAGGCAAAGGGGTAATGCCGAATGG
The Acaryochloris marina S15 genome window above contains:
- the psaA gene encoding photosystem I core protein PsaA, giving the protein MTNSPGGPETKGRTAEVDINPVKASLEVAGKPGHFNKSLSKGPQTTTWIWNLHALAHDFDTQTNDLEEISRKIFSAHFGHLAIVFVWISGMIFHAARFSNYYAWLADPLGNKPSAHVVWPIVGQDILNADVGNGFHGIQITSGLFHILRGAGMTAPIELYSTSIGALVAAAVTMYAGYFHYHKKAPKLEWFQNAEATIGGHLINLLGLGNLAWTGHLIHVALPINKMLDSGMAPEDIPIPHEYLLDKAFMADLYPSFAQGLTPFFTLNWGVYSDFLTFKGGLDPQTGGLWMTDIAHHHLALAVMYIIAGHMYRTNWGIGHHMREIMDAHKGPFTGEGHKGLYDVLTTSWHAQLAINLACWGSFSIVCAHHMYAMPPYPYLATDYATQLNLFVHHMWLGGFYIVGGAAHAAIFMVRDYDPAMNQNNVLDRMLRHRDTIIAHLNWVCLFLGFHSFDLYIHNDEMRSLGRPQDMFSDTAIQLQPIFAQWVQNLQANVAGTIRAPLAEGATSLAWGGDPMFVGGKVAMQHVSLGTADFMIHHIHAFQIHVTVLILLKGVLYARSSRLIPDKASLGFRFPCDGPGRGGTCQSSGWDHVFLGLFWMYNCISIVNFHFFWKMQSDVWGTANASGGINYLTAGNWAQSSITINGWLRDFLWAQSVQVINSYGSALSAYGILFLGAHFIWAFSLMFLFSGRGYWQELIESIVWAHSKLKIAPAIQPRAMSITQGRAVGLGHYLLGGIVTSWSFYLARILALG
- the psaB gene encoding photosystem I core protein PsaB; this translates as MATKFPSFSQDLAQDPTTRRIWYGIATVHDFETHDGMTEENLYQKIFATHFGHLSIIFLWTAGLLFHVAWQGNFEQWIQDPLTVRPIAHAIWDPHLGDAATQAFTQAGASGPVDLCYSGVYHWWYTIGMRTNGDLYSGSIFLMVVAAVMLFAGWLHLQPKFRPSLAWFRDAESQMNHHLAVLFGASSLGWTGHLIHVAIPEARGQHVGWDNFLSTMPHPAGLAPFFTGRWAVYAQNPDTTGHLFGTSEGAGTAILTFVGGFHPQTEALWLTDIAHHHLAIAVLYIVAGHMYRTQFGIGHSMKEIMDAHRDPWYGATLEGLYDTYNESLHFQLAFHLAALGVITEVVAQHMYSLPSYAFISQDYVTQAALYTHHQYIGGFLALGAYAHGGIFFVRDYDPERNKGNALSRLLEHKEAIISHLSWVSMFLGFHTLDLYVHNDVVVAFGTPEKQILPEPIFAEWVQACHGKLLLGLDNLLSNPQSIASTAWPNYGDVWLPGWLDAVNGSGTPFLNIGPGDFLVHHGIAFSIHVTVLICVKGCLDARGSKLMPDKKDFGYSFPCDGPGRGGTCDISAWDSFYLATFWMLNTIGWVTFYFNWKQLSVWSGNLAQFNNDSTYLMGWLRDYLWGYSAQLINGYTPFGVNSLSVWAWIFLLGHLCWATGFLFLISWRGYWQELIETLVWAHQRTPLANLVMWKDKPVALSIVQGRLVGLVHFAVGYFVTYGAFVIGATAPLG
- a CDS encoding DM13 domain-containing protein produces the protein MRLKYLGQVLWVGLLLMSCSGGPDSEPLADQTASQPALSKSATGKTLAQGDFVGSDHDTKGSATLISSDGKTLLEFDQAFKTDQGPDLFVLLHQDAKPETYNPDDYKVVSKLQNTQGLQQYEIPADVDLAKYQSVAIWCKKFNVTFGYAPLTDQQSQG
- a CDS encoding DEAD/DEAH box helicase, producing MARKPTLTYDRGTLILHPPPKGKDWLDFATWDDRVERFRVPAIEYRSLLTATQITDPRLVDQAKSYETLELTPSLQMEPYRHQQEALDAWQQERRGVVVLPTAAGKTYLAQLVIQATQRSTLITVPTLDLMHQWYAHLVAAFPDAEIGLLGGGSRDRTPILISTYDSAAIQAENLGNRYGLLVFDECHHLPSSFNRVIAEYAIAPYRLGLTATPERSDGKHEDLDSLIGPTVYRRSAEELSGVALAKHRTVQIQVKLSAQERERYDELIQTRNQFLQSAHIFLGSLKGWQQFVRESARSKAGRRAMLAHRQARAIAFGTEGKLRILADLLAQHHPEQTLIFTDDNATVYRVSQDFLIPAITHKTPVKERHDILQRFRSGDYPTLIASRVLNEGVDVPEASIAIVLSGTGSTREYVQRLGRVLRKGKDPDKLALLYEVIAENTSEENTARRRQPKKSKPQLSVVPKPYATNDVPIPRAAEKKSDGSQSSEH
- a CDS encoding Mo-dependent nitrogenase C-terminal domain-containing protein — its product is MTTSSQSTFTADQTSTWLRGLMTIAWSDGKFDPQEQSLIEEVVANELTPDLENDSFKPISPEELADGLGDNPKVAENFLRTAVMVALADGVYSSSEDQVLETFAQALRVQLTAVDSLRLTLDGEAIGGAPKPTEKQPRDPLKPVRQWLDGLDIQDPEVARFLCKMIPSQCPFERDITLFGKKVVHIPPMCKLNPLYEQLVGLRFKALSYLADDCKEDVSSYI